A DNA window from Porites lutea chromosome 6, jaPorLute2.1, whole genome shotgun sequence contains the following coding sequences:
- the LOC140942391 gene encoding uncharacterized protein isoform X2 — translation MLMACKRYDDLLRTQESVMYQNNTYQGEGNPLTAGIYSLLIPNSEEEIQQTLHEMDSYLCSSSPVSTPTETPANYASTPLPKFEQMSGKRDCRFPDPAPNMYTVVQSQCAPSFSLTHRWPQVTTPAQTTAVSTSTNGAVDLGFATRGQTFSASSSTHKELELNHDDGFLCDFPGCEKRYAKSSHLGTHKRLHTGEKPFLCPWEDCGWCFRRSDELKRHYRRHTGEKPYVCPLCGRSFSRSDHRSSHIKKIHPLM, via the exons ATGCTTATGGCTTGTAAGAGATACGACGACTTGCTCAGGACGCAAGAAAGTGTAATGTACCAGAACAATACTTACCAAGGGGAAGGGAACCCGCTAACGGCCGGCATCTACTCGCTTCTCATACCTAACAGCGAGGAAGAAATACAACAG ACACTCCACGAAATGGATAGCTACTTGTGCTCATCTTCTCCCGTATCAACTCCTACGGAAACACCAGCAAATTACGCAAGCACTCCACTACCAAAGTTCGAACAAATGTCAGGGAAGAGAGACTGCCGATTTCCAGATCCAGCGCCAAACATGTACACAGTTGTACAGTCCCAGTGTGCGCCTTCCTTCAGTCTAACACACAGATGGCCACAAGTGACAACCCCAGCCCAAACAACTGCAGTCAGTACATCGACAAATGGAGCTGTAGACTTGGGTTTCGCGACCAGAGGGCAAACCTTTTCAGCATCCTCCTCGACCCACAAGGAACTTGAACTAAATCACGATGACGGGTTCCTTTGCGATTTCCCCGGCTGTGAAAAGCGTTACGCGAAAAGTTCGCACCTTGGTACTCACAAACGGCTTCATACAGGTGAAAAGCCCTTCCTGTGTCCGTGGGAAGACTGTGGGTGGTGTTTCCGACGTTCCGACGAACTCAAGCGACACTATCGAAGACATACTGGAGAAAAGCCCTACGTATGTCCGCTTTGTGGGAGATCTTTTAGCCGCTCCGACCATCGATCGTCTcatataaagaaaatacatcCACTCATGTAA